One bacterium genomic window, AATTGCATGAGGTTGCCAACGCAATCAATCAGGCAATGAAGGAAATCTCGCAAAGATTTGATTTTCGCGGCACTAAAGCGGAAATCACGTTCAACCAGAAAGACCAGGTAATGGTGTTGATTGCAGAAAGCAATATTCAACTTCAAAATGTGACAGACATCTTACATGCACGACTTGCAAAGCGAAATGTTCCGCATAAGGCATTGGTCTACGGTAAGGTTGAAGATGCTTTTGGCGGCAGTCTGCGGCAGGAAATCAAACTTCAGTCCGGAATTGAAACCGAGAAATGCAAAGAGATAGTCAAGATCATCAAGGAACTGAAGCTGAAAGTCCAGGCGACAATTCAGGAAAACCAGGTACGGGTAACTGGCGCCAAGAAGGACGATTTACAGGAAGTGATGCAAATTCTTAAGGGTAAGGATTTACCGTTTCATCTCGAGTTTGCCAACTTCCGTTAGAACAGGTATCGGGATCTCATGATGAAGCGGGGCAAGGACCGACCTCACCCCACCTGGAAGCTCGCGATTTACTTGCGTTTGGTGTAGACTGCGGTTGCTGAGGTCATGAACGTCTTGCCGCCATCGATTGAACCTTCCATCGACCATTCGAATTTCGTCGGCGATTCATTGAATGTCGTCATTCGTGTTGTCATTTTCTGACCCTGCATCAGGTCTTCTCCGGTCAGGACGGTTTTGCCCTTGGCTCTAGTTCCGGTGTAAAGAACAAGTCTGGCGCTAAAGTTGTCGACCCAGCTTGATTGCCACATTTTGGTTTCACGATCAAAGGTCTGTACCATCAATCCCTTGAAAGACATTCCCATCGTCGTACCTTGGTAGTGCATCATGATTGCTGAGCTATCTACGGCATAAGAATAGGTTGCCGTACCTTTCTCCTCCGCCCAATCGGTTGCATTGGGAT contains:
- a CDS encoding YajQ family cyclic di-GMP-binding protein, with amino-acid sequence MAQNFSFDIVSKVELHEVANAINQAMKEISQRFDFRGTKAEITFNQKDQVMVLIAESNIQLQNVTDILHARLAKRNVPHKALVYGKVEDAFGGSLRQEIKLQSGIETEKCKEIVKIIKELKLKVQATIQENQVRVTGAKKDDLQEVMQILKGKDLPFHLEFANFR
- a CDS encoding DUF1579 family protein, with the translated sequence MKTLRIMLALAALCLTIVATAIAQENTEAAMPEMGAPKEIKELSWLVGTWDVVMKTKWDPNATDWAEEKGTATYSYAVDSSAIMMHYQGTTMGMSFKGLMVQTFDRETKMWQSSWVDNFSARLVLYTGTRAKGKTVLTGEDLMQGQKMTTRMTTFNESPTKFEWSMEGSIDGGKTFMTSATAVYTKRK